One Streptomyces sp. P9-A2 DNA window includes the following coding sequences:
- a CDS encoding Arc family DNA-binding protein, whose protein sequence is MADEKRISLRLPTDLHARLVEQARADRRSLNSEIIHLLEVALTDTDGDGQSP, encoded by the coding sequence ATGGCCGATGAGAAAAGAATCTCCCTCCGACTCCCCACCGACCTGCACGCACGGCTGGTTGAACAGGCTCGTGCGGACCGGCGGTCCCTCAACTCCGAGATCATCCACCTGCTTGAGGTCGCCCTCACCGACACGGATGGAGACGGCCAATCGCCCTGA
- a CDS encoding type I restriction enzyme subunit R domain-containing protein → MPCSICGTTRGIPFWTSTPPVPRSPPVYRNCSGPCSSSSPRPARPPTWGPSPPSPSTSTRGAASSRRRRAHRSHTSVLHAVLRKAIPNAAKIGFTGTPIITGREEDTRRIFGRGDSPRGFLDEYRMEDAEHDGVVVRIRYEGRTGEGEVRDGEVLDKGFDDLVRDRTPEERAALLKRWPTERDVAESVPMIEAKAEDMLEHWVTTVLPGGFKAQVAAVSRKAAVQYHHALRKARDELLDQLAEFDPESVTGTPLEKLSVRQRYLHQAHQFRALLRRIDFVPVISPGSGHKRGEWREWTDAGRQEAYTERFQKVFPELAPDPEWVAVTPFNPPQAPTPPTDPAGGMNTPWSDAANSGPPPLPTSVPDPVHPDSPVAFLIVKSMLLTGFDAPREQVLYLDRPIRDAELLQAVARVNRTSPGKEVGYVVDYYGVFEHLSRALAGYRNADVTDTMRDLSYEVDKLGPAAQEVRDFLRRNGIDDAQLDQLAKLGPAALALEPDDLRFDFDEVLHKFLATLERVLPHEDALDYVADARRWSLLQKRVRRLCRDAEGGTFTLRRYGRKVRAMIADHLEGPEIDQVIPPVSLTALTFDDAVRRLPPQEAAAEMGHALRFHLEERTKREDPAKYERLSKRLEEILRTIPGRFEEQIEEFGPLIEEARQEQEESPELAGLTPLEQRAYRLVEQILEDTPGISLADGGDIRRLTDKVCAMATRTMARASYQGQHQDISALAGDLQDVLLSGHVRPVKGDWVSLENAAERLASFAQDNLRQFRNRARGE, encoded by the coding sequence GTGCCGTGCTCGATCTGCGGCACTACGCGGGGAATCCCGTTCTGGACCTCGACGCCACCGGTACCCCGGTCCCCGCCGGTGTACCGGAACTGTTCCGGACCGTGCAGCTCCTCGTCGCCGCGACCGGCGAGACCGCCCACCTGGGGACCGTCACCTCCGAGCCCGAGCACTTCCACCCGTGGCGCAGCGTCGAGCCGGAGGAGGAGGGCACACCGCTCCCACACCAGCGTCCTGCACGCCGTCCTGCGCAAGGCGATCCCGAACGCCGCCAAGATCGGGTTCACGGGTACGCCGATCATCACCGGGCGCGAGGAGGACACGCGCCGGATCTTCGGGCGGGGCGACTCGCCGCGGGGCTTCCTCGACGAGTACCGGATGGAGGACGCCGAGCACGACGGCGTCGTCGTCCGTATCCGCTACGAGGGGCGGACCGGGGAGGGCGAGGTCCGTGACGGGGAGGTCCTCGACAAGGGGTTCGACGACCTCGTCCGGGACCGCACCCCCGAGGAGCGGGCCGCGCTGCTCAAGCGGTGGCCCACCGAGCGGGACGTCGCCGAGTCCGTTCCCATGATCGAGGCGAAGGCCGAGGACATGCTGGAACACTGGGTGACCACCGTGCTGCCCGGCGGCTTCAAGGCACAGGTCGCGGCCGTCAGCCGGAAGGCGGCCGTGCAGTACCACCACGCCCTGCGCAAGGCCCGTGACGAACTGCTGGACCAGTTGGCCGAGTTCGACCCGGAGTCGGTGACGGGGACCCCGCTGGAGAAGCTGTCCGTCAGACAGCGCTATCTCCACCAGGCCCACCAGTTCCGGGCGCTGCTGCGGCGGATCGACTTCGTTCCCGTCATCTCCCCGGGTTCCGGCCACAAGCGGGGAGAATGGAGGGAGTGGACCGACGCCGGTCGCCAGGAGGCGTACACCGAGCGCTTCCAGAAGGTTTTCCCCGAGCTGGCGCCCGATCCGGAGTGGGTTGCGGTGACCCCCTTCAATCCACCGCAGGCTCCGACCCCTCCCACCGATCCCGCCGGCGGCATGAACACTCCGTGGTCTGATGCCGCGAACAGCGGGCCGCCGCCGCTCCCCACCTCGGTGCCCGACCCCGTGCACCCCGACAGCCCCGTCGCGTTCCTGATCGTGAAGTCCATGCTGCTCACGGGATTCGACGCCCCGCGCGAACAGGTGCTCTACCTGGACCGGCCGATCCGGGACGCCGAGCTGCTCCAAGCCGTCGCGCGTGTCAACCGCACCTCGCCCGGCAAGGAGGTCGGTTACGTCGTCGACTACTACGGCGTCTTCGAGCACCTCTCCAGAGCACTCGCCGGGTACCGGAACGCCGACGTCACCGACACCATGCGAGATCTGTCCTACGAGGTGGACAAACTCGGCCCTGCCGCACAGGAGGTCCGCGACTTCCTGCGGCGCAACGGCATCGACGACGCGCAGCTCGACCAGCTCGCCAAGCTGGGGCCCGCGGCCCTCGCCCTGGAGCCCGACGACCTGCGGTTCGACTTCGACGAGGTGCTGCACAAGTTCCTCGCCACCCTCGAACGCGTCCTTCCGCACGAGGACGCCCTGGACTACGTGGCGGACGCCCGGCGCTGGAGCCTGCTCCAGAAGCGGGTGCGGCGGCTGTGCCGGGACGCCGAGGGTGGCACGTTCACCCTGCGCCGGTACGGACGCAAGGTCCGGGCGATGATCGCCGACCACCTTGAAGGGCCGGAGATCGACCAGGTCATCCCGCCGGTCTCGCTCACCGCCCTCACCTTCGACGACGCCGTGCGGCGGCTGCCGCCGCAGGAGGCGGCGGCGGAGATGGGCCACGCGCTCCGCTTCCACTTGGAGGAGCGGACGAAGCGGGAGGACCCCGCGAAGTACGAGCGGCTCTCCAAGCGCCTGGAAGAGATCCTGCGCACGATACCGGGGCGCTTCGAGGAGCAGATCGAGGAGTTCGGCCCGCTGATCGAGGAGGCCAGGCAGGAACAGGAGGAGTCCCCGGAGCTCGCCGGCCTCACGCCGCTCGAACAGCGGGCGTACCGGCTCGTGGAGCAGATCCTGGAGGACACACCCGGGATCAGCCTCGCCGACGGCGGCGACATCAGGCGGCTCACGGACAAGGTGTGCGCCATGGCCACCCGGACCATGGCCAGGGCGTCGTACCAGGGGCAGCACCAGGACATCAGCGCGCTGGCCGGAGACCTCCAGGACGTCCTGCTCAGTGGCCATGTCCGGCCCGTGAAGGGGGACTGGGTGTCGTTGGAGAACGCGGCCGAGCGCCTGGCGTCCTTCGCGCAGGACAACCTCCGGCAGTTCCGGAACAGGGCGAGGGGAGAATAG
- a CDS encoding M48 family metallopeptidase, translating to MTAPANPSTYPVPETLLTVEGLSLRVRASARRKRFALTVETDATLTLHTPAGRSTAEAEQFVRAHRDWLVTKRRERERTRPLSPVKQFVDGEVFRYLGRTYRLAVSGEEGAAGGVRLIAGRLVMGPDLAAEPQAGRAALVDWYCRAGRNWTGQRLQPWAARMGVTEPELDVRDLGDRWGSYRPPQAGAGAKGLMSLGWPLFQLPMHLIDYVIAHELAHVKVSGHREDFWRLLRTALPEYEGRRADLDELGRRLWMGDVR from the coding sequence GTGACCGCGCCGGCCAATCCCTCGACGTACCCCGTCCCCGAAACACTCCTCACCGTGGAGGGGCTGTCTCTGCGGGTGCGTGCCAGCGCCCGAAGGAAACGGTTCGCGCTGACCGTCGAGACCGACGCGACCCTCACCCTGCACACGCCGGCCGGGCGCTCGACGGCCGAGGCGGAACAGTTCGTCCGCGCACACCGGGACTGGCTGGTGACCAAACGGCGGGAGCGGGAGCGCACACGCCCGCTCAGCCCCGTCAAACAGTTCGTCGACGGAGAGGTCTTCCGTTATCTGGGGAGGACGTACCGGCTGGCCGTGTCCGGTGAGGAGGGAGCGGCCGGAGGAGTCCGGCTGATCGCGGGGCGTCTCGTCATGGGCCCGGATCTGGCGGCGGAGCCCCAGGCGGGTCGGGCGGCGCTGGTCGACTGGTACTGCCGGGCCGGCCGGAACTGGACGGGACAGCGGCTTCAGCCCTGGGCGGCCCGCATGGGGGTGACCGAGCCGGAACTCGACGTGCGGGACCTGGGAGACCGGTGGGGTTCATACCGGCCGCCGCAGGCCGGGGCGGGTGCCAAGGGTCTGATGAGTCTCGGGTGGCCGCTCTTCCAGCTGCCCATGCATCTGATCGACTACGTCATCGCCCATGAACTGGCCCACGTGAAGGTGTCCGGGCACCGGGAGGACTTCTGGCGGCTGCTGCGGACCGCGCTGCCCGAGTACGAGGGGCGGCGCGCGGACCTCGACGAGCTGGGGCGGCGGCTCTGGATGGGTGACGTCCGGTAA
- a CDS encoding RNA-guided endonuclease InsQ/TnpB family protein — translation MAMLRMAKDAGHSRYTYRLRVPSTARTPLLAEWDRCRWVWNECVAKCRQVHAHSKAHPDDKLTCGPAQLDKMLTEARSKQPWLRNGASVPQQQTIRDYAKSRSKALKDIECRLPVKQRAGMPRHKRKRDAEPTLNYTTRGFRLKNGRLHLAGGIAVTVVWSRELPSAPSSVRVYRDSLGRWYASFVVATEVQPLPETGAVLGVDWGVKETATTTSDAHDLPHAEHGKRAAQRLARYQRMMARRRPARGQAASKGYRRARRQAAQVSKKVARQRQDTARKWAKRVVTDHDAIAVEDFRPKFLARTSMARKAADAAIGATKRALLEMGRKHGRDVRLVHPAHTTMDCASCGARTKHALPLSERTYTCTTCGTVSPRDKNSARVMLVRAGLNPAGAEGVRPPGALLPEAA, via the coding sequence ATGGCGATGCTGCGGATGGCCAAGGACGCCGGGCACTCCCGGTACACCTATCGGCTCCGCGTGCCGTCGACCGCCCGCACCCCACTCCTTGCCGAGTGGGACCGCTGCCGATGGGTGTGGAACGAATGCGTTGCCAAGTGCCGGCAGGTGCACGCCCACAGCAAGGCGCACCCCGACGACAAGCTGACCTGCGGTCCGGCACAGCTCGACAAGATGCTGACCGAGGCCCGCAGCAAGCAGCCGTGGCTGCGGAACGGCGCGAGCGTCCCGCAGCAGCAGACGATCCGGGACTACGCCAAGTCCCGCTCCAAGGCCTTGAAGGACATCGAGTGCCGTCTGCCGGTGAAGCAGCGTGCGGGCATGCCCCGGCACAAGCGCAAGCGTGACGCCGAGCCGACGCTGAACTACACCACCCGAGGGTTCCGCCTCAAGAACGGCCGTCTGCACCTGGCGGGCGGCATTGCCGTGACGGTGGTGTGGTCGCGCGAACTGCCGTCCGCTCCGTCGTCGGTGCGGGTGTACCGGGACAGCCTCGGCCGCTGGTACGCGTCGTTCGTCGTCGCCACTGAGGTGCAACCGCTTCCCGAAACCGGCGCCGTCCTCGGTGTCGACTGGGGCGTCAAGGAGACCGCCACCACCACATCGGACGCCCACGACCTCCCGCACGCCGAACACGGCAAGCGGGCCGCGCAGCGTCTCGCCCGCTATCAGCGGATGATGGCCCGCCGCCGCCCCGCCAGGGGGCAGGCCGCGTCCAAGGGCTACAGGAGGGCGCGGCGGCAGGCCGCGCAGGTCTCCAAGAAGGTCGCCCGGCAGCGGCAGGACACCGCCCGCAAGTGGGCCAAGCGCGTCGTGACCGACCACGACGCCATCGCCGTGGAGGACTTCCGCCCGAAGTTCCTCGCCCGCACCAGCATGGCCCGCAAGGCGGCCGACGCCGCCATCGGCGCCACCAAGCGGGCCCTGCTCGAAATGGGCCGCAAGCACGGGCGGGACGTCCGCCTCGTGCACCCCGCGCACACCACCATGGACTGCGCATCGTGCGGAGCGAGAACCAAGCACGCACTTCCTCTTTCGGAACGTACCTACACCTGCACCACATGCGGAACCGTGTCCCCCAGGGACAAGAACTCCGCCCGCGTGATGCTGGTCCGGGCTGGTCTCAACCCGGCTGGTGCCGAGGGCGTAAGACCTCCGGGAGCGCTGCTCCCGGAGGCGGCCTGA
- a CDS encoding helix-turn-helix domain-containing protein gives MSNIYGEWLKAQREAAGLTQQELATAAVMTRSHISHIEAGRRTPSKEDARRLDRALNTGDVLSSFLPDDDTAVAGYFESALQLEQQATMIREFALSFIPGILQTERYARAVLSMPFPPASEQERDRRLVTRLERAKILADPVTPVVWALLDEAVLRRRIGGPEVMAEQINHLIRLAKAERIQLHLLPFTLGMHPLMSNMLTLMWFEDQPPVAYGEGLYMGKIHDSPSVVQELQHRYDFALGNALPLKESLDLLRATAKDYEHHG, from the coding sequence ATGAGCAACATCTATGGGGAGTGGTTGAAGGCGCAGCGCGAGGCGGCCGGGCTGACGCAGCAGGAGCTGGCGACGGCCGCCGTCATGACGCGTTCGCACATCTCGCACATCGAGGCGGGCCGGCGCACCCCGTCCAAGGAGGACGCGCGACGCCTCGACAGGGCGCTGAACACGGGCGATGTACTCAGCAGCTTCCTGCCGGACGACGACACCGCTGTCGCGGGGTACTTCGAGTCGGCCCTTCAGCTCGAACAGCAGGCAACGATGATCCGGGAGTTCGCCCTGTCGTTCATCCCCGGCATCCTCCAGACGGAAAGGTACGCGCGTGCGGTTCTGAGCATGCCGTTCCCTCCGGCGAGTGAACAGGAACGTGACAGACGCCTTGTCACACGCCTGGAACGCGCAAAGATCCTTGCCGACCCAGTGACACCCGTAGTGTGGGCGCTACTGGACGAGGCGGTGCTACGACGCCGGATCGGCGGCCCGGAAGTCATGGCGGAGCAGATCAACCACCTCATCAGACTCGCCAAGGCCGAACGGATCCAACTGCACCTTCTGCCTTTCACGTTGGGCATGCATCCCCTCATGAGCAACATGCTCACGCTGATGTGGTTCGAGGATCAGCCACCCGTGGCCTATGGCGAAGGCCTGTACATGGGGAAAATCCACGACAGTCCATCAGTGGTTCAGGAGCTGCAGCATCGCTACGATTTCGCACTGGGCAACGCTCTGCCGCTCAAGGAATCACTGGATCTGCTCAGGGCAACAGCAAAGGACTACGAACATCATGGCTGA
- a CDS encoding DUF397 domain-containing protein, protein MADRAIPNAGVRKGWRKSSHSNDQGGSCLEVLDDHPAGVPVRDSENPDGPILLFARQNWSPFVTAVKDGHLSA, encoded by the coding sequence ATGGCTGACCGAGCGATACCGAACGCAGGGGTGCGGAAGGGCTGGCGGAAGTCCTCTCACAGCAACGACCAGGGCGGCAGCTGCCTGGAGGTCCTGGACGACCACCCTGCAGGTGTCCCTGTCCGCGACTCAGAGAACCCCGACGGCCCGATTTTGCTCTTCGCACGACAGAACTGGTCACCGTTCGTCACAGCAGTCAAGGACGGCCACCTGTCCGCCTGA
- a CDS encoding AraC family transcriptional regulator — protein sequence MLERLNQAMEHIERHLDQRIDAADLARITATSEYHFRRLFSALAGMPLSEYIRRRRLTVAGAEVLAGNRTLLEIAMRYGYTSGEAFARAFRVMHGVGPGEARRSGASLRSQQRLSFRLTVEGSSSMRYRIVEKDEFRVVGRKARVPLVHEGMNPAIADFIRGIGQETLQRMRSLSDQEPRGIVGVSENLDPSRAEGTELDYYHGVVTRAAAPEDMDALTVQAGTWAVFESSGPFPQALQYLWRDVFTQWFPSNPYLSRPGPEILRTRLSQDATQADAELWIPVERAAV from the coding sequence GTGCTGGAACGGCTGAACCAGGCCATGGAACACATCGAGCGCCACCTCGATCAGCGGATCGACGCGGCCGACCTGGCACGGATCACGGCGACGTCGGAGTACCACTTCCGCCGGCTGTTCTCCGCGCTGGCGGGAATGCCGCTGTCGGAGTACATCCGGCGCAGGCGGCTCACGGTCGCCGGTGCCGAGGTGCTGGCCGGGAACCGGACGCTGCTGGAGATCGCGATGCGGTACGGCTACACGTCGGGGGAGGCGTTCGCGCGTGCGTTCCGCGTCATGCACGGCGTCGGTCCCGGCGAGGCCAGGCGGTCCGGTGCGAGTCTGCGGTCCCAGCAGCGGCTGTCCTTCCGCCTCACCGTCGAAGGGAGCAGCAGTATGCGCTACAGGATCGTGGAGAAGGACGAGTTCCGCGTGGTCGGCAGGAAGGCACGCGTCCCCCTCGTGCACGAGGGGATGAATCCCGCCATCGCCGACTTCATCCGGGGCATCGGGCAGGAGACGCTGCAGCGCATGCGGAGCCTGTCCGATCAGGAACCGCGGGGGATCGTGGGAGTGAGCGAGAACCTCGACCCGAGCCGGGCGGAAGGAACCGAACTCGACTACTACCACGGGGTGGTGACCCGTGCCGCCGCGCCCGAGGACATGGACGCGCTCACCGTGCAGGCCGGGACGTGGGCCGTCTTCGAGAGCTCCGGGCCGTTTCCGCAGGCGCTCCAGTACCTCTGGCGGGACGTGTTCACACAGTGGTTCCCGTCCAATCCGTACCTGAGCCGGCCGGGACCCGAGATCCTGCGGACCCGGCTGTCGCAGGATGCCACGCAGGCGGACGCGGAGCTGTGGATCCCCGTGGAGCGGGCGGCGGTCTGA
- a CDS encoding AAA family ATPase, protein MLLRFRVANVRSLRDEQELSFVAPGDGQDASVNPVDLAGGGSLSVLPLIGIFGANASGKSNVLTAMTDMRNAVLNSYAHWASYDGIPRQVFSLHPKSESEPSFFEVDVVIDGVRWTYGFELGATRVESEWLHSYPRGRRQEWLDRDASRPDVFKWPGGRVRDRAQLVRRTRPNALLLSTAGTDNHPQLSPLFHWFRRNLWMISPEAERDERARYTTKELSGPRATRIQELLRVADLGITGATVVQDGPGRDTVKLTHHSAAGDVPFDWQEESYGTRSWFALLGPLLLALDEGAVLLVDELDASLHSRFAAEVVRLFHDPYANPKGAQLVFTSHDATVLTTPSGERLLDPAQVWLTEKDKDGATGLYPLTDAEPGEDEDLTQSYLAGAFGGVPALLEGQIARRLLVAREAGTYDGTGERADGAGSASVRSSSSPRAR, encoded by the coding sequence TTGCTACTGAGATTTCGCGTCGCGAACGTGCGGTCCCTGCGTGACGAGCAGGAGCTGTCCTTCGTCGCGCCCGGTGACGGACAGGACGCATCGGTGAACCCGGTGGACCTCGCGGGTGGCGGATCCCTCTCCGTGCTCCCGCTGATCGGCATCTTCGGGGCCAACGCCTCCGGCAAGTCCAACGTGCTGACCGCGATGACCGACATGCGCAACGCGGTCCTCAACTCCTACGCGCACTGGGCCTCTTACGACGGCATACCGCGTCAGGTCTTCTCCCTGCACCCCAAGAGCGAGAGCGAACCCTCCTTCTTCGAGGTCGATGTCGTCATCGACGGGGTCCGCTGGACGTACGGCTTCGAGCTCGGCGCCACCCGTGTCGAGTCCGAATGGCTGCACAGCTACCCGCGCGGTCGCCGTCAGGAATGGCTCGACCGCGACGCCTCCCGGCCGGACGTCTTCAAGTGGCCCGGCGGACGGGTCAGGGACCGGGCCCAGCTCGTACGGCGTACGCGGCCGAACGCCCTGCTGCTCTCCACGGCCGGCACGGACAACCACCCGCAGCTCTCCCCGCTGTTCCACTGGTTCCGCCGCAACCTCTGGATGATCAGCCCGGAGGCCGAGCGGGACGAGCGCGCGCGGTACACCACGAAGGAACTGTCCGGTCCGAGGGCCACCAGGATCCAGGAGCTGTTGAGAGTGGCCGACCTCGGCATCACCGGAGCGACGGTCGTCCAGGACGGTCCGGGCCGGGACACGGTGAAGCTGACGCACCACTCGGCTGCCGGGGACGTGCCCTTCGACTGGCAGGAGGAGTCCTACGGCACCCGGTCCTGGTTCGCCCTCCTGGGCCCTCTCCTCCTCGCCCTCGACGAAGGCGCGGTCCTCCTCGTCGACGAACTCGACGCCAGCCTGCACTCCCGCTTCGCGGCCGAGGTCGTCCGGCTCTTCCACGACCCGTACGCGAACCCCAAGGGCGCCCAGCTGGTCTTCACATCGCACGACGCGACGGTGCTCACCACCCCGAGCGGCGAGCGGCTCCTCGACCCGGCGCAGGTGTGGCTGACGGAGAAGGACAAGGACGGGGCGACCGGGCTGTACCCGCTCACCGATGCGGAGCCGGGCGAGGACGAGGACCTCACGCAGTCCTATCTCGCGGGGGCCTTCGGCGGGGTTCCGGCTCTCCTGGAGGGGCAGATCGCGCGGCGGCTGCTGGTGGCGCGTGAGGCCGGCACGTACGACGGGACAGGCGAGCGAGCGGACGGGGCGGGCAGCGCAAGCGTCAGGTCTTCATCTTCACCGAGGGCAAGGTGA
- a CDS encoding endonuclease I family protein has translation MLAIRMRTRHRRAVAFATAAALTALAAPALTATPATATTEPPVTAAATVTATATATATAANSDYDSTYYKNAIGKTGTALKSSLHTIISSQTKLSYSAVWDALKATDQDPNNSNNVILLYSGVSRGKSLNGGNTGNWNREHVWAKSHGDFGTSTGPGTDIHHLRPTDVQVNSIRGNKDFDNGGSAVANGGGSLTDSDSFEPRNAVKGDVARMILYMAVRYEGGDGWADLEPNNNVNNGSNPYMGRLSVLKAWNEQDPPDAFEQRRNQVIHDSYQHNRNPFIDHPEWVEAIW, from the coding sequence ATGCTCGCGATACGCATGCGCACCCGGCACCGCAGGGCGGTGGCGTTCGCCACCGCCGCCGCCCTCACCGCCCTCGCCGCTCCCGCCCTGACCGCGACCCCCGCCACGGCCACGACCGAGCCCCCGGTGACGGCGGCGGCCACAGTTACGGCTACGGCGACAGCGACAGCGACAGCGGCGAACTCGGACTACGACTCGACGTACTACAAGAACGCGATCGGCAAGACGGGGACAGCCCTCAAGTCCTCGCTGCACACGATCATCAGCAGCCAGACGAAGCTGTCCTACTCGGCGGTCTGGGACGCGCTGAAGGCCACCGACCAGGACCCGAACAACAGCAACAACGTGATCCTGCTGTACTCGGGGGTCTCCCGCGGCAAGTCCCTCAACGGCGGGAACACCGGCAACTGGAACCGCGAGCACGTGTGGGCCAAGTCCCACGGCGACTTCGGCACCTCCACCGGCCCCGGCACCGACATCCACCACCTGCGCCCGACGGACGTCCAGGTCAACAGCATCCGCGGCAACAAGGACTTCGACAACGGCGGCAGCGCCGTAGCGAACGGCGGCGGCAGCCTCACCGACTCCGACTCCTTCGAACCCCGCAACGCCGTCAAGGGCGACGTGGCCCGCATGATCCTCTACATGGCGGTCCGCTACGAGGGCGGCGACGGCTGGGCCGACCTGGAGCCCAACAACAACGTCAACAACGGCAGCAACCCGTACATGGGCAGGCTCTCCGTCCTGAAGGCGTGGAACGAGCAGGACCCGCCGGACGCCTTCGAGCAGCGCCGCAACCAGGTCATCCACGACTCCTACCAGCACAACCGCAACCCGTTCATCGACCACCCGGAGTGGGTCGAGGCGATCTGGTAG